Genomic window (Spirosoma sp. KCTC 42546):
AGTAGAAGGAGGGGCCGACGTTTCGGTTGGGACAGCCGCAGCCGTGAGGTGAGTTTTTATTGGGCTGGAACTTGTTTTGCAATATCCTGAAGTAGCACTGTCACTTCAGTTGGCATCGACAGGAACGGGCAATGACTATTATTGAGTGTGTATGTACTTTTAATTCCGGCTGCGGCTACCATACGTTTTTGCAGATTTAGGCCCACCGCATGATCCTGCGCCGTATACACGTAATATTTGGGTACTTTTCCAAAATTGGTTGCCGTCAGCGTAACCGGATTGGTGAAGGGAATGGACGGTTCAGCCCGGTAGTTATCGACAACCTGCTTTTTCACGGCATCTGACCCATCCTGAATGAAGAGGGGGGCTAAATTTTCAGGTTTGATACCCAACGTAAGCTGGTCCGCAGAGGGTATTAAAGCGGGACCCAGTTGCGAGGTGCTATCTGTGGAAGCCAGCGCCAGCAGGGATTGGCCATTGGCCGGTAAAAATGCCCCGATATAAACCAGTTTGTCGATTCGGCCGGGGATTTTTTCCGCAACGGTCGATACAACCATCCCACCCATACTATGACCAACCAAAATCACATTTTCGGGGAGAGCGTTTATCGCAGCCACGACCTTATCCCGGTATACATCCATGGATAAGGTAGCAAGTGAGGTATTGTCCGCTCCATGACCAGGCAGTTCGACTACCACTACATGTTGACCTTGCTGTACCAACTGATCTTTAACGGCCTGCCAGACATAGGATGCCTGCCAGGCTCCGTGTACCAGCACAAACGTTTTGGACGCAGACGTAACCGCGTCATCTTTTGAACATGACGATAGGGTAACAATGCCCGTTACCAGGAGTAATACGGATAGGAGGATGGTTTTCATGGGAATTGATTGGTTGATACGTGGACGAAAGAGGCACATTATTCGTGATTAATTTTCATGAACCGAGGGGGCATTTCAGTTTGAGGTAAGGTCTTGTTAAGCCAGGATAGAATGTAGTCGGCATCTTCTTTCCAGGTAGGTTGCCCCAGCACAAAGTGATTGCGCCCTTTGAACTCTTTATAGTCCGTTACCGAATCAGCATGCTGGTATTTGAGGTAGTTGTCGTAGTTGAGCGAGGCCGGGATCGTGTGATCTGTACTACCAGCTGTGAGCAATAGGGGCGCATGAGGCTTACTAAAATCGACGTGTGCTGCTGAGGTAATGGTATCCCGAACAATGAGTTTGGATTCAGGAATGGCGAACTGGTGGTAAGCCGTTTTTTGCTGTTCCACTGGCATGCCATTGGTAAAGGCATATTGCCAATCTTTGAACGACATCAGATACGATTCCTTAGTGGAGGTGAAAAAACCGAGCGCCTTCCAACCTGCTTTGAGAAACGACAGTTTGAAGGTGAATATCCCCTGCGGAGGAACCGAATGAATGGCGATTCCTGCTGCTCCAAGACCCCGCTGCAATAAGAGCTGAACCATCAGACCACCAATGGAATGACCAATTAAAATGGGTTTTTCAGGTAACTGTTCGACAATCTGGGCGTAATAATTCGTCAGTTCTGCCAGCCGATTGGAGGCAATCTGGGCATCCGGCTGGCGGTTACGTAATACGTCGGCCGGGGCACCTTTGTGGGGCCAGGCCGGAGCGAGGGTCGTGTATCCCTTCTGCTGAAAATAAGCTTGCCACTCCTGCCAGCAATCATTGCTAACAAAGGCACCGGTAATAAAAACGATGGTTTTGGGACGAACAGGTTTCATGATTTCAGTTGTTTGGTTAAAACCGTATCAGGATTCGATCACGTTTAAGCGGCCACTGCTTGTCTGGATACCAAGTGTCATACCAAACCTGTAAGGCCGATCCGGAAA
Coding sequences:
- a CDS encoding alpha/beta fold hydrolase; its protein translation is MKTILLSVLLLVTGIVTLSSCSKDDAVTSASKTFVLVHGAWQASYVWQAVKDQLVQQGQHVVVVELPGHGADNTSLATLSMDVYRDKVVAAINALPENVILVGHSMGGMVVSTVAEKIPGRIDKLVYIGAFLPANGQSLLALASTDSTSQLGPALIPSADQLTLGIKPENLAPLFIQDGSDAVKKQVVDNYRAEPSIPFTNPVTLTATNFGKVPKYYVYTAQDHAVGLNLQKRMVAAAGIKSTYTLNNSHCPFLSMPTEVTVLLQDIAKQVPAQ
- a CDS encoding alpha/beta hydrolase, encoding MKPVRPKTIVFITGAFVSNDCWQEWQAYFQQKGYTTLAPAWPHKGAPADVLRNRQPDAQIASNRLAELTNYYAQIVEQLPEKPILIGHSIGGLMVQLLLQRGLGAAGIAIHSVPPQGIFTFKLSFLKAGWKALGFFTSTKESYLMSFKDWQYAFTNGMPVEQQKTAYHQFAIPESKLIVRDTITSAAHVDFSKPHAPLLLTAGSTDHTIPASLNYDNYLKYQHADSVTDYKEFKGRNHFVLGQPTWKEDADYILSWLNKTLPQTEMPPRFMKINHE